attaccactttctgaactcagaatggcttttgggtaagtggatggaatgtcatcaacaactggaagtgcataggcaaccatatccatgaaacgagcaggcttctgaatatctcgtctttgtcttctaactgcaattggcgctgattgttgttgagattcttgggtaggaacctcttcctcatctgactcttcttctgccataggagagtcacttgtggtatttcgtgttgggatcaccactgtcggctcaaactccacctgcttccgaacacactccacctgttgtggagtactatcagctccttctggatttaccttctttaacatggcagattcatcaaaggtaacatccctgctgataatcgtcttctttgcctctagacaccacaaacggtatcccttcactccaggactaaagcccatgaaaagagccttctttgcccgtggatccaactttgattcaatcacatgataatatgcaatagaaccaaaaacatgcaaagaatcataatcagttgcaggttttccagaccatacctctaacggggttttgccatctatagcagatgatggcaaacgattgacgagatgttgagcgtatgtcacagcctcagcccaaaactctctgcctaactcagcattagacaacatacaacgaactttctccacaagtgtcttgttcatacgctccgaaaccccattctgctgtggtgtttttctaacagtgaagtgccgaactatgccacaatcttgacataccttcaggaacggatcactcttgtattctcctccattgtctgttcggagaaccttaatcttccttcctgtctggttttcaacttcagctttccacttaaggaaaatttcaagcacatcatttttgttcttcatagtaaacacccaaactctcctggaaaaatcatccacaaaagtgacaaaataatgcctacctccgattgacggagtcttggcaggtccccacacatctgaatgcacataatccagaatacccttggtattgtgaattgcagtgccaaacttcactcttcgttgctttcccagaacacaatgctcacaaaattcaagtttgcaagccttcgtacctttcaacaatccttgcttggtaagaatttgcaaggatttctctccagcatgtcccaacctcatatgccacaacttcgttgcctcagcatccttcttagagTTAGAAGTTGCtgccgctactgtccccaccactgtactaccttgatagtaatacaaattgttctttatcacgcctttcaacatcaccagtgctcccgaagttgctttaagaattccatctcgcatcgtcacaactaggcctttagattctaaagcccccaatgagatgagattcttcttcaactttggcacgtaccgtacatcccgcaaaattctggtggatccatcatgattccgcagcttgattgaacctatcccgactgtcttacatggattatcattacccatgtaaacaaccccgccatcgagttcttgaaaatcaaagaaccattcccgaatgggacacatatgataagtacaacctgaatccaatatccactcatctggatacgatgatgctgaaagcgagacaattaaagagatatctgattccacgtcacttttgcattctacaacatttgcatcttgtggagtcttccctttcttctgcagttttggacagtctttcttccagtgtcctttctcatgacagaaagcacactcatctttggcaacgactcgacctttagacttagacatccctcttctctcctttgtttggctttgctgacgacctcttgccaccaatgcttcttctgatgtcgttgatttggttctcatcttatcctgctttcttaattcatgactatataaagcagaacaaacagcatctaacgacacattctccttcccgtgaaggagcgtagtctccaaatgttcaaattcatcaggaagagatgataacaacatcaaagccaaatcctcatcctcaaacttcacatctaaattcaacaggtctgctactaattgattaaacatagtgatgtgtgcattcatagtagtaccttgttggtagtcaaatcggaacaaccttttcttcatcaggagcttgttctgaccactcttcttcagaaacttgtcctccaatgccttccacagtttgtgtgcagaagtctcgttttttacagcgtacttctgctctctggacaggcaggatcgaatagttccgcatgccaaccggttgatgatgctccaatctttctcctctacctcttttggtttctctccttcaatagcaatatcaagaccctgctgaaaaagagagtccaagacctctccttgccacatgccaaaatgtccagtgccatcaaatatttccaccgccaatttcaaggtggacaccgggaacctcgaccatgatgaagaggagcccgacactctggatacatccttggcttcttcttcttgatttgccattacaaactcaaaatataatattcaatattacaaataatttcaaacaacccaaggcgaaccttcggctctgataccacttgttgggaaaaacgggtaattttcccactaaaacaaaaccctaacagagctacccgacaaataatattgaataaataaagcggaataataaaagagataaagaggaaaaacacacccgaaaattgttaacggagttcggcctgtttagcctaatctccgagcacagcaaaaacaactcccttttattattatgagagaagatattacaaattgggatatataacagtgaaggagaagagtttaatttataaccctcaaacctccttcccaaacaatgaacccaccgatgtgggacttgggattaagccaaaatcaacagtTGAAACTTGGTAATCTAGGAGGttcaaacaaaaatgaaaatttgcTGAGTGCCTCGTTATCTCATTCAATGCCCTCTTCCTCAGCCTTTCCCAGCACTGGCAGGTATAATAAACGAGCGGTTCTCTGTGGAGTTTCTTACAGAAAGAAATTCAGGCTCAGAGGAATCATTAATGACATTAGGAACATGAAGGAACTGCTCATCAAGAATTTTGACTTTCCAAATGAGTGCATACGAATCCTCACTGGTATCTCTAGAAATTTGTTATTTGTTTCTGTTCATTTGATGGATTTCACTGTATCTTTCTAGTTTGTATTAACGCTTCACAAAGTCAGTCTGAAAGCACGCAAATACAGTAATTTGATACTTTACaataggaacaaaatatttcttaGATTATCTATAGATATTGAATTAAAGTTTAGTTCACAGATGATCTGAAAATTGGTTAATACGAATGAAATTACTAATACAGCTTATGTTGTTCTACCACTAATTTGTTTCTTGAGAAGTATCTCTCATACCTGTTTTCAGTCCCATTGTGCCACAAAGTTTTCTCATTTCAAAACTGAATGAATATTGCAGAACATGAGCAAAATGCAAATTTGATACCAACGAAACACAACATAATGGAGTCCTTAAGGTGGCTGGTGAAGGACTGTGAGCCAGGAGACTCATTAGTCTTTTACTTCTCGGGACACGGTTCTCAGCAGCCAGATTTCAAAGAAGATGAAATTGATGGGTTTGATGAGACTCTTTGTCCTGTTGACTATTTGATAGAAGGAATGATCATTGACAATGAAATAAATTCCACCATAGTTTGGCCACTAAAGAAAGGTGTCACACTTCATGCTATTGTTGATGCTTGTCATAGCGGAACAATTCTTGATCTATTGTTTGTCTATAATCAAGAAAGGTAAGtgcctttttttttgttttctgccATATGAATTTTCCACTTTCCATTGACCACAACCCCATTAAAGGAATTTGAATTTGCATGGTGTATGGTTGTAGTGGGATGTGGGAGGATAACAAACCCCCTTCAAAAGAACCCATAAGAAAACATTCAAGTGGTGGATTGGCAATTTGTCTTAGTGCATGTGAAGATAATCAGACAGCTTCTGATAGCTCTGTAAGaatgttttggatttttattttgaCAATGCAATGTAGATGGATCCTCATGGTGGATTTTGACCAACCTACATAGGTTTTTGGTAAGGGAATGAATGGTGTTTTGACTTATCTTTTCACAAAAACAATCAGAGAATACCCTGGAATAACTTATGGTCGTCTCCTACAAAATATGCATGAAGAGATTAAGAAGATTAACCGAAGCAGATGTAATAACCTCATATGCCAGCCTATCTTCAATCGTAAAATTCCACAGGTTCTATTCCATCACCATTCATTAAGTTCTGTAAAAAACAGACACTCACTCACACTTAAATTCTCTCTAaaagaaacactcttctttgtaattctctctattgtatttctttctgtGGTGTATCTTACAAATGAGAGAACATCCTTTTTATAGGCTTTAGGAAGCTCTTCTAGAAAGATCTACATTATGACCTTAAAATCCCACTTACAACTTTTGACCTTTCACCTATCCAAACCCTCATTCTATAATATTCTAGtaacttctaattttaaaacccacaaactaacatttaaagtttattcaacaaaACTCCCCCATAAACTTAAATGTTTCTACCATCCATCATGCCAATCATCTTCTTGTATTTGTCGAAAAGTACTTTCGGTAgcggttttgtgaagatatctGCAACTTGATCCTGACTTGCCACATGCACCAATTCCACACTTCCTTTCTTCACATGATCACGGATAAAGTGAAAACGAACGTCAATGTGTTTGCTTCTTTCATGGTTCACTGGGTTCTTTGCCAACTCAATTGCTGATTTGTTGTCAACTTGAATCACAGTTGCATCTAGTTGCTTTAGCTCCATCTTACTCAACAAGTTTCTCAGCCATATCGCATGACATACACACCAAGATGCTGCCACATATTCAGCTTCACACGTCGATAGCGTCACGATCGGTTGCTTCTTTGAAAGCCAAGAAAATGCTGTGTTGCCCATAAAGAATTCATATCCCGATGTACTTTTCCGATCATCTATGTCTCCGCACCAATCGCTGTCAGAGTAACCCACCAACTTGTAATCTTCTGCTTTTGAGTAGAACAATCCGAGTGATACAGTACCTTGGATGTACCGTAGGACTCGCTTCAACGCCTTCCAATGTGAGTAAACCGGTTCCTCCATGAATCGACTTATGATGCCGACACTTAATGAAAGATCCGGCCTTGTGCATGTGAGATAACGAAGGCTTCCTACCAAACTCCGGTATCTACTTGCATCGACACGTTCTCCTCCATCGAACTTTGAGAGTTTTGCACCTGGTTCCATTGGTATTGATACTGGGTTGCAATTTTCCATCTTGTACTTCTTCAAAATCTCCTTTGCATATTTCTCCTGTGATACAAAAATACCTGTCTCTTTTTGTCTAACTTCCAAGCCAAGGAAAAACTTCATCAATCCCAAATCTGTCATCTCAAATTCCCGTCTCATTGTGCCCTTAAACTCTTCTATCATATCATTATTGTTACCCATAAAAATgagatcatcaacataaagagcAACAAATATCATGTTACCTCCATTGTTCTTTGCGTAAAGAGCATGCTCGTAAGGACATTGCTTGAACCCGTTCTCCTTGAAGTATGTATCGATACGAGTATTCCATGCCCGCGGTGCTTGCTTCAACCCGTAAAGTGCCTTCTTCAATTTTAGCACCTTCTTCTCCTCTCCGATTTTCATGTACCCAGGTGGTTGTTCGATGTAAACTTCTTCTTCAAGCACACCATTCAAGAATGCcgacttgacatccatttgaaatatcgACCATTTAAATTGAGCCGCTTGGGAAATGAGCAATCGAATTGTCTCCATTCTTACAACGGGAGCAAACACCTCATCGTAGTCAATTCCCTCCTTTTGTTTGTATCCCTTTGCAACGAGTCGCGCCTTGTACCTCTCTATCTCGCCTTGagcattcatctttttcttgaaTATCCACTTCACACCAATGGGCTGACTTCCCTCTGGCAATTCTGTTAGCTCCCATGTGTTGTTGCGGTCAATCGCTTTAATCTCCTCATCCATGGCAGTTTGCCACTTCTTGTCTCGCACCGCCTCTTCAAAGCTGATATTTTCAGCATCTGCCAAAAGACATACTAGGTGTACCTCATTTGTCGAAtcatacaaatcatgcaaacttCGAATTTTAGGTTGTCGtggttcatcttcatcatcggtTGTTTCGGAATTTATACTTGTCGGTGATGATTCTCCAACTTCAATCATAACCTCTGAAGAATTGTTCCAATCCCACTCGCTTGCTTCATTTATTTGCACATCACGACTCACCGTCACCTTCTTGCTTATTGGATCAAGTAGCTTGTACCCTTTTGTCTTCTCATCATACCCAATAAAAACATACCTTTTGCTTTTGTCTTCGAGCTTCGTTCTTCGTTGATCTGGTACGTGTGCATAAGCCACACTACCAAACACTTTGAGATGAGAAACTGTTGGCTTTTGTCCGCTCCATGCCTCTTGTGGTGTTTGATCATCTAACTTCACATGTGGACATCGATTTTGCACATAGATGGCGCATTGCACAGCTTCCGCCCAAAATTCCTTTGGCATCTTTTTGCTCTTAAGCATTGTTCGAACCATGTCGAGAATGGTCCGATTCTTCCTCTCGGtcacaccattttgttgaggagtgtatgGTGCAGTTAGAAATCGCCTTATGCCTTGCTCCTCGCAATACTCCAAGAAAGTCGTTGAAGTATACTCGCCACCTCTATCAGATCGTACAGCTTTGATCTGTTTATCAGTTGTCCTCTCCACCATCACCTTGAACTTTTTGAACACCTCAAATGCCTCGGATTTTTCTTTCAGAAAGTAAACCCAAGTTTTCCGTGAGAAATCATCAATGAAGGTAATGAAATACCTTTTACCGCTGAAGGACTCTGGAGTAATTGGTCCACATATGTCGGTATGAATCAATTCGAGAGGTTGCTTAGCCCAATATTGAGCCTTCTTTGGAAACGAGGTTCTCACATGCTTGTTGAGCACACATTCTTCACAAAATTTTCCCTCGTAGTCCATGTTGGGTAGCCCGTGCACCATATTCTTCTTCGCTAACTCTTTTAGTCCACCATGATGTAGGTGACCAAAACGGAGATGCCACAACGATGCCTTATCTTCTATGTTGACTTGCAAACATTTTTCTCGTATGCTTCTCAAATTCAGCTTGTACATCCGATTTCTTGCCATCTCAATTCGGGCAACCAAACGCCCTTGCTTGTTCTTCAAGTGTAGGAGTCGATCTTTCAAAAATATCGAGTAACCTTTCTCCGTGAGTTGCCCCATACTCAAAATGTTGGACTTGAAGTCTGGTACGTAATAAACATCTTGAAGTGACCCAATTAAGCCATCCTTTTGTAAGTAGCAAACCGTACCTCGCCCTTTGACCTCCACCTTTGATGCATCTCCAAATGAAACATGACCATCTTCAATCTTTTGCATATCTTTGAATAGGTACTCATGACCGCACATATGGTTGCTTGCTCCAGAGTCGAGGTACCACAGAGTGTCATTGTTAATGTTGACTTCATCTTGAGCCATCAAGAGAACACCTTCATTCGTTTCGACTTCCAAGGCTAGGTTGGTTGTTTCTTCTATCTTTATATCAGCACGACAATCTTTTGCAAAATGCCCCACTTTACCACAATTGTAACATTTGTCAGAGTTACAATCCTTCGCATAGTGACCATATTTGTGACATTTGTAGCACTCGATGTTGGAATAATTCGATCGGCCGCCTCTTCCTCTACCACGTCCTCTTCCACGCCAATTTGGTTGGCTCGACTGTTCCTTCTCCTTATAGTACCCTTCATGGTTGCTGCCTTTTCCACCACGACCGTTTCCACGACTTCCACGACCACGCCCTCTATATTGAGAATTTTGATGATAGAGTACCTTTTCGTCTTTGATTGACGCCTTGGTTTGAAGTGCTTGCTCGAGTGtttcctccttcttcttcttctttcgttGCTCGTGTGCCTCGAGAGAACCGGCGAGCTCGTCGACTGTGAGCATCGCAAGGTCCTTTGACTCTTCTATCGCGCACACAATACTCTCAAAATTGTCTGTTAATGTTCTCAAAATCTTTTCCACAACTCGTGCATCGGTCAGAGTTTCACCGTTTCGGTTGAGTTGATTCACCACAGCCTGTACACGCGTGATGTAGTCAGATACACTTTCTGACTCCATCATCTTCATGTTCTCCAACTCGCCACGCAGAGTTTGTAGACGCACTTGCTTAACTCGGTCAGCTCCTTTGAACACCTTCTCCAATATGTCCCATGCTTCCTTTGAAGTGGACGCACCAGCAATCTTCTCAAAAATTGCCTCATCAACAGCTCTATACAACATGTACAAAGCTGCCTTATCTTTCGATCGCATATCTTTCAATGCCTTGGTTTGAGCTGCCGTATAACCCGTGGTATTGGTtggttcttcaaaaccttcttcgACCACCTCCCATGAATCCTGAGAACCGAGAAGAGCTTTCATTTGAATGCTCCAGTTGTCATATCTGGTCGCCTTCGTTAACCGTGGTAGCGGTATTTGACCCGTCACATTCGCCattggctcttgataccaaattGTAAAAAACAGACACTCACTCACACTTAAATTCTCTCTAaaagaaacactcttctttgtaattctctctattgtatttctttctgtGGTGTATCTTACAAATGAGAGAACATCCTTTTTATAGGCTTTAGGAAGCTCTTCTAGAAAGATCTACATTATGACCTTAAAATCCCACTTACAACTTTTGACCTTTCACCTATCCAAACCCTCATTCTATAATATTCTAGtaacttctaattttaaaacccacaaactaacatttaaagtttattcaacaaGTTCTGTGTTGAGGCATACAAGAAATATCCATACTATTTATAGTGTTTGTTTCCTCAATTTATACTCATCagatgttttaaaatttgtcAGAAATTATGATATTGCATGAGTCATGTTTCTTATATAAATAGCATGattaatgattttataattatcaataaattttaagtCATAAAAGTAAACATATATTAGAATGTGTTCAAAACTATGTTAGAACACTCCTCTTTCTAAAAGTAGATGCTAATTGGTCATATTGCATCAACAGCCATGTCTAAAAATGGCCATGCATTATTTactaaatatatagtttttttcttGATGAAACTGAATACATATTGCAGGATCCTCTTCTATCATCATCAGAGAAATTTGATGTCTCTAGGAAAAAGTTCACCTTGTGAGatcattaagtatgaaaagacAATCCTGCTATGAGTTAATTGGTAGCAGGAACTTGAATTCAGCATCTCCActtgttttaataataatatgaatgagTATTTGTTTTCAACTTCAAGCTTAACACCAATGATTGTGGTGTTGAAGAATATCAGCATTTTACTTTCAGTAACTGTAGTGACCTATTGGAATCACTCTGCCAAAAGTGAATTTAGATGGTTGATCAATCATTTTGGAATATTatcttacaaaataaataacaaatggATCTGAAACATTTTAGTAGCATACGAATTTTTACCATTGATTGGTGAAAACTGTTAGAATAGAATTCTTGACATATGATTCCTTTAACTAattgatttgaaattttaaacagataattttttttataaaaagattgAATCTAGTATGATAAAAATAAGTTGTTTGAatggaaaattttaaaaaacttaagaatttaaaagagtaatttgattttaaaattatataattttaaattctacttcataatttatatattttttttaatttgttatgcATTTATATTCAATGCTTAATTATGGAgtcttaatttttatatattatgttttgttaaatatataaaagtattctatatatatatatatatatatatatgttttgttttattttcttattttgaaattattttaaaatttagataaaTTAACCCAATTAACTTACCCCGGGACAAACatgttaatattttgaaaataacattttaagtAAGTGGAGTCTAACTAACCCATTTAAAAGGTGGAGACAAGGTAAATTGAGTTCAACGACCTAATTTAGCTTGTTTGGATAAGTATAATTGTAATATGTATGGATTGGGTTATTATGAACATATTTGACATGGTTTTAATTTCAGTTATAGAACTTTTAATGTGGATGAGCTTCAACATAAACTAAATTATTCTTAGAAGTTAGATCatataacaataatttataaaacttataatggtttatttttcactaaaagaaaataaaccaTTAACTCGGTCAAAAGTTAACTTAACAATACTAATTAGTTAACATCTCACTGTATTGAACTCTAAAATCATAATCATGATGTTATTTGAACGATATGGTGCATGAGAAATTATGTTAGATTTTaggataagattgatgtttctagggctattaattaaatatttaacttgtctagtgggaaattcgtttaaagcttcaatgaataattatatgttggatttcatagaaattaaaagttttttttattaatactcgtactggtaaagttctttgtcttttttatgttaaatgaGAGTTTCCTTTCCTAGActgagttaaaattaacactaatGGAGCTATTAAGGGATATCATGATCTTGGTACTTGTAGAGGTATTTTTGGTGGGAGtatgaaaaaatttattagtattttatgtACGTTTCTTAAAAGTTGCTTTTAAATTATACAGTAACTCTATCAAATACTCGTAAAGATATTTATGAAAAGGTTTATTCAACCGAATGAGATAAgaagaaataagaaaactatATTTCATTGGTTCCTTATTCCTGATTCTTGATTAACGGTAATCTGCATTCGACAAATAAAAAACAAGCAAGTCGATATATTCACTCTCCACTTGGAAAAGCAATCAGAATCCTATTCTGAATTCGATCACAGAAACATTTGAAAAAGCAATTATATATAGTTTCCTTCATAGTTTGTATTACCTTCATTCTTTCACCATTCCATAACAGCTTCTTCAATCACAGAAAGGTGAAAGAAATGGCAAGTAGAGAAGAAAAATGCATCCACTGTGGAATTGTACTCATGGTGCCAGCAGAGGTGAATGTGTTTGAGTGTGGAGTGTGCCATGGAATCACCCAGATTAGACCCTCCACAGGTCCCTGGAGTCAAGCCTACAACTCCTTTCATAGTTTCACAGGTCGTTTCAGAGGGTTTTTAAATACCATAAGGAGTACTAGTGGTGGTTCTTATGGGCCAAATAGTTATGGCTTTTATCCTCAACCTCACTCACTAAGGCCATCATTCCATGTCTATGGCTCAAAGCGAGCTGTGGTGTGTGGAATTCGCTACCATGGGAAGAGTTACAGGCTCAAAGGCTCCATCAATGATGCAAAATGCATGAAATACTTTCTCATTAACCACTTTGGATTTCCCAGTGACTCCATTCTCATGCTCACAGGTCTTCctatacactttttttatcaTACTAGGTTTAGTTCTTATGCGTTTACAAAGTTTCTGCTATGCTTTCTATAcccaaaaattctttttctactTTTCTCTTTCGACTTAAATATTACTAAACTTTTGttctttcataattttattatttaagctttttcacatgttttatcTATAAAGACTGTTTTACCAAACTGTTAGTAAATCAAAGAAATATCATCACATAACTTTTCAGAGTCTTAAAGATGTACGTGATTTGTGTGTAGATGATAAGGAGGAGAGAAACCCACAAAGGATTCCTACGAGATATAACATTCTGGTGGCGATGAGGTGGCTGCTACAGAATACACAGTCAGGGGATTCACTGGTGTTCCACTTCTCTGGACATGGCACTCAGGAAATCAACATGGATGGGAACGAAATTGATGGGCTTGATGAAGCAATATGCCCCGTTGATTACGAACAGGAAGGGAAGATAATCGATGATGAGATCAACACTGCAATTGTTAGGCCCTTACCACGTGGAGCTAAACTTCATGCAATTGTCGATGCATGCCACAGTGGGACTGCTCTTGATTTATCTTTTCTCTGCAAGATGAACAGGTCAGGTTTGGGAATGTGCTTGCTTTCTCAACTTCAGTTTCTGAGTTGAATAATCTTTGTGTGATGCAGGGAAGGGTGTTACTCGTgggaagatcaaagatttggcaGAGCTAATAAAGGTACAAATGGAGGGCAAGCTATTTCGTTTTCAGCTTGTGAAGATGGTGACACCTCCATGGATACTTCTGTACGTAATATGTTTTTCCCAGTAATTCCATAGAAAACAGTTAGAGAATGAAAAATTGATGAATATTGGTGTGTAGGCCTTAAGTGGCAGTGAAGCTACTGGTGCATTGACTTATAGTTTCATCCAAACGGTGCTAAACGAACCTGGTCTGAGTTATGGTCGGTTGCTGAGTGGCATGCGTTCAACCATTCGTGGGACAAAAACAGGCATAGTGCAGTTAAATGGTCCAATTGCTTCCCTGTTAAACAGATTTCTTGGCATGGAACTAAGACAAGTAATACTTTCTCTCTTTCACACATTATTATAACTATATAGTAAATAACTACAATTTCACTAtactatttcattttttaatatggtatcagagtcatttcgagcctatcctagtgaGTGTTTGTCCTGAAcctatcgtgtcacccgctatcggaccacccataatatatagtctcatgcacgagttggcagtctcggcgttaggggtgtgttggagatcccatcgactagagattagagtctttcataatCTATAATTAGGTGCAAACCTCACAGTATAAACCGGTTttgggattgagttagacttaaactccatttttaataataatcatGTTAAGGTGACACAGTTTCAGAGTTAATCTGATTACATTGACATCAgtttaaatatatacaagttaTTGTAAAATTAAAGCTGAATGTTAAAAAATGGGATGTATGAAATTAGAATTATAAATGGTTTCTACTTGGATTTGCAGGAACCACAACTATCGTCTTCTGATATGTTTGACGTCTATGCAAGTCGTTTTGTACTGTGATCGCTAATTGTCGTCAGATAAAATAATTGAGATTACattactcaattttttttacatatggTGAGAGTTTTCTTGTGAATTTTCTgtgaaaatttatattaatcaag
The sequence above is a segment of the Phaseolus vulgaris cultivar G19833 chromosome 2, P. vulgaris v2.0, whole genome shotgun sequence genome. Coding sequences within it:
- the LOC137811861 gene encoding metacaspase-1-like, with product MEATSKCRRYRKSVLSPTNTSMNGCYASKNISSFLSNGEAKVSCRCCKEECHCLLPSRTVSSHFSNSTLEQHSSKQECGICRPVKKFGTRLLMLGKTGGSNKNENLLSASLSHSMPSSSAFPSTGRYNKRAVLCGVSYRKKFRLRGIINDIRNMKELLIKNFDFPNECIRILTEHEQNANLIPTKHNIMESLRWLVKDCEPGDSLVFYFSGHGSQQPDFKEDEIDGFDETLCPVDYLIEGMIIDNEINSTIVWPLKKGVTLHAIVDACHSGTILDLLFVYNQESGMWEDNKPPSKEPIRKHSSGGLAICLSACEDNQTASDSSVFGKGMNGVLTYLFTKTIREYPGITYGRLLQNMHEEIKKINRSRCNNLICQPIFNRKIPQDPLLSSSEKFDVSRKKFTL
- the LOC137811865 gene encoding metacaspase-3-like, giving the protein MASREEKCIHCGIVLMVPAEVNVFECGVCHGITQIRPSTGPWSQAYNSFHSFTGRFRGFLNTIRSTSGGSYGPNSYGFYPQPHSLRPSFHVYGSKRAVVCGIRYHGKSYRLKGSINDAKCMKYFLINHFGFPSDSILMLTDDKEERNPQRIPTRYNILVAMRWLLQNTQSGDSLVFHFSGHGTQEINMDGNEIDGLDEAICPVDYEQEGKIIDDEINTAIVRPLPRGAKLHAIVDACHSGTALDLSFLCKMNREGCYSWEDQRFGRANKGTNGGQAISFSACEDGDTSMDTSALSGSEATGALTYSFIQTVLNEPGLSYGRLLSGMRSTIRGTKTGIVQLNGPIASLLNRFLGMELRQEPQLSSSDMFDVYASRFVL